GTCTTGGCACTTACGAACGAGAACGACTGGATTTACGATCCCTTTTGCGGCGTCGGTTCTGCCCTCATCGCTGCGGCCAAACACAAACGCCGCGTCGTGGGTTGTGACCGGGATGAAAAGTATCTGAAAACCGCTCACGAGCGGCTTCACAAATTAGCGGACGGAACGCTCAAGCTGCGCCCGCTAGGCAAGCCGGTCTTTGTGCCGACAGGTCGCGAGAAGGTTGCTCAACGACCCGCCGCTTGGGAGAACGAAAAGGTTCTGTTGTGAAAGTCGCGGGCGAGTTTTCCTTCAACAACGGTTCAACCTTTGTCACCAAGCACTATCAGGCTTTGCTTGATGAAGTTTATGAGGTCATTGCGCGGGTCGACAGCGCCATCCACAAAACGAAGCGAAGCAAAGAGAAGACGATGCGGCGGCGAATGCTTTTCAGCCCCAGAGCGCTCAATGCATCTTTCAAGCGGGAGTTTTCCACCTTTGATGAATGGTCACAGTGCAAGGTTCGTTGTGACTATCCGACCGAGTTTTACAAGCCGGGATACAAAGCCGAACCACTATCCAAAGGAGCGTTTCGCGAAATGGATTTTGTGAAGGGCGGGCTGGGCGTTGAAGTGCAGTTCGGCAAGTATGCGTTCATGGTTTACAACGTCTGCGCCAAGATGACGATCTTTCACAAACTCGGCCACATCAAAGCCGGCATTGAGATTGTGCCGATCAAGCGGTTTGCCGACCAGATGTCCACCGGTGTCTCTTACTTTGAGCAGTTCGTTTGGGATTTGCAGCATCGCGGGGTTGCCGACATTGACATCCCCGTTCTCATCATCGGCATTGATGCTTAAGATGCGAAGCCCAAAAACAGGCTACTGAAGGCGGCCTTGTCAGCCTCACTGCGCTCCATTACCTGATGAAACAGAGCGTCTCAGAATCTTCATGTAGGATTGGTCTTTTTCCCTATTTTCCCAAGCTGCACGAATATGTTTGACGAGCTCTGGGAGATCGCTCTCGACCGTCGAACGCCACAAATTTGGCTGATATTCATGGACACGAAGCATGTTATCAACATCAAACACTTTACCAGTCCCAGATGCTTTGATCAGGGCTACAGGCTTTTCCATAGCCATGCGAAGTCCCAATTCGAAAAGGACATTCGGGTTGTGATCGGTCAGATCGGCAATCACAAGATCCGCTTCGAGCAACTCGTTCACAATTGTGGACTGAATGACATCGCTACCCTGCCGGTTGGCAGTCTCGACGTTGAAGCCCGCATCGAGCGCGGCCGGCGTGATCAGGCTCCGAAGAACTTCCGCAAAAAATCCTATGGGCCGATCTGGGGTTTTCTCGACGAACGGCATTATGACGAATGCCTTTATTCCTGATTTCTTCGCCGCTTCACCCACGATAACAGTCGTGGGCGTTTCGCTGCCCCCGGCGCTAATCGCCGAGTCGCCAGACGTAATACCCAAGTATTTGCAATTCTCTCGAAACACGCGAGAGAACTCCTCATGGAATTTCGGTGAAAGCGCAAATTCACGCTCCAAAGTGTTTCCGAGATATTTCATCTCGGGTAAGTTGCTGCTCTTATAATGTTGCAGCACTTTACTGAAGAGTTCGATTTTATGAAATGCCTCAACCTTTTTTGCATGTTCAACATCTGGACTCGGCGCGTACACGAGCTCCCTTCCGAAGTCGGTAAGTGCTATAAGAGCCGTGTCACGCGTGCCTGTCGTTAATCCGAAATCCCTGGAGGCCGCACTAAGGTAATAGAAATCAGGTGTCTTAGGTGACATGCTGACTGCCTCAGCGACTTGAGCTGGTGCCCACGGATTACCACCGTTTAACCCCTTGATTTTGTAAGGAATCTCCAGTGCTTTTGCTAATGGCGCCTTAGGATAAGGGCGTGTGACCTTTCCGCGCCCTCTGGCTCCCGATCTCCGGCGCGCTTTCAATTGAGGTTTTTCTGTTTTAATTTCTTGAGTCATAATTTTCCCCACTTATGGAATATTAGATTCGTCTCCTCAGCTTGTCGATAAAAGATTAATAGAAGCTTACGCGGCAGTTAGTTTGCCGAACGTTCCCTTTCACCCCGACCCTCTCCCCAAAGAGAAGGAGAATCGTTCCCCGTCTCACTGAAATTCACGCGACTGGATTTGCCGAACGCTCATTCCGCGTCGGACAGCGGTGCTAAAGACACGCGCAGTCCAGACGCTTCGTGACTGCCGGGCGTCCTCGAATTGCGCGGAGCGTCTGGACTGCGGTGCGTTCACCGCCGCTTTTCTTGCGGTGAGGGACACACAGGGATTTGAGCCGGAGCTTTGCCTCGAATCAGGCTGCGTAAACCTCGGTCTTCACTTAGGCGTGGTTCCTTCAGCCCAGAAAATAGATCACCAAGGCGACCAACGCGCTCAAGCCCAAGGCAAAGAGTACGGTGTAGCAAAACGTGCGCATGTCCTGTCGCTGGCGGCCCGTCTTGTGCCACGGAAAATGAAAGTGAAAGTGTCCGATGTGCACGTCCGCATGGTATCAACCGCCACGTGAAAAATCAATTAAATGTGCCCGCAGAAGACTGCGCTTCCGCTGCCACAGTCGCGGCGTGAATCCAAGCTGGAGCAGAAGGGCGCGTATTTACATCTGACCGGGGACGCTATATTGATTGCGTATGAAAAGATATTTTGAGTGTGCGTCAGCATTGCGTTGGCTTTTTCTGCCCTTGTTTGTTCTGCTGTTTCCTTCTTTGGCTCATGCCCATGTCGGCGTGGGTCAGACCAGCGGCCTTCTCCCCGGGCTGGCTCATCCCGTTACCGGCCTTGACCACATCTGCGCAATGATTGCCGTCGGACTTTGGGCGGCACAGCGCGGTGGTCGTGCCATCTGGCTCGTGCCGCTCACGTTCATTTCCGTCATGGCGGTGGGCGGGCTGCTTGGCGTGGCGGCGATCTCGATTCCGTTTGTCGAGTACGGCATTATTGCGTCCGTGCTCGTGCTGGGTGTTCTCATCGCTGCTGCCGTTCGCCTTCCGCTGGTCGCGAGCGTTATTGTTATCGGGCTGTTCGCGCTGTTTCATGGCCATGCACATGGCGCCGAGATGCCGGAGACGGCGTCAGGATTCGCTTACGGACTGGGATTTATGAGTGCCACGGCCTGCCTTCATCTCTGCGGGGTTGGCGTCGGATTGCTTGCGCAGCGATTAGGCACTGCCCGGATCATTCGTTATGCCGGAGTCGCCATCACAGCTTGTGGCGTCTATTTTTGTTTGACCTGATGCGGTCTCCCATGTGCGTTCATGAGTCAAGCGCGAGCGCGCCGAAGCGCCGCCGCGAGTAAATCCCTTCGCCAAAGCGCAACGCGAAGCCAGGCCGGAGAAGCAGACGGACTTGATTTGAGCGTTGCTCCGAAGAAATTGTGTCGTCAAATCAGGACACTACCAAACTCTGCGTCCAATTGCCCGGGGAAGTCTTGGCGACCCAGAACGATTCGCCCACCCCGATAACCGGCGGGTTGGAGGCCCATTTTGCCGCGTCGTATGGGCAGATCAAATATTTTTGTTTGTCCCGGTCGAACAGATGGATGGTGTCGCCTTCAGCAATCGGGAAACCGAGATCCAGATGAAGCCGCCCCGGTTTTGGCAACAACGAACTGCGAATCGAAAACCCCGGGGGAATGGGATTCAACAGATTGCCTTGCATGACATTACCGACAAAGTTATGCGTTCTGTAATCGGACGTGGGATTGAAAATCAGCGCCCCCTCACCGGGCGCGAGTTTCTCCCCCGGATTGGTCCATTTTTTTGCTTTGACCTCATTTTCATTCAGGGCGAACAGACGCGTGTCATATTTGTTGAGCGTGGTGCCGTCCGGAAATTCCGGGAAGAGTTCGTCCACCGTGTTGTGCCGCGCGATCAAGGGGTTGGCGATCATGGAAAAACCGGGCGGCAGCGTCACCGAGACATAGCCGATGACATTGGTGGAATGGGCCTCGCCGGCGACCAGTCGATAAAAACGATAACTGAATTTGGACGCCTCGGAGTCCACGTAATCCAAGGTTTCCCCAGTGGCAATGTCGGTGGAAATCGAGACCCAATTCTGGAGATCCGTTGACGCGAGAATATTATACTGAGCGCCCTGCTCAACTCGCGTCTTGAATTGAAAAGGGCCGTAAGGAAAACGCTTCGCGGAGCCGAGCGTCGGAGGGGCAATTTGCCCGCTCTTTCCGACATGAGTGCGGACGCTCTTGCTGATTCTTTTTAGAAGGGAATTGATCTTCATCGCACTTTTAGTCGCATCCAGCAACCGCATGAGGTTGGCGTGCTATCCCACTACCTTGCAACGAGATGTTAAGTCAGGAAAATCGGCGGCGCAATCACGGACTTCATCCGAACAGGACATTTTTTTAAGCCTGTTTTTGAAATAAATGGTTTGAGTCTTATTCGCGGAATCCGGTTAATTGGCTCGCTTTTTCAACCTAGATCCGGAACTAAACTTCATGCCACTCACCGCCGCACAGCAACAAGCCGTCGCCGCTGAGGGTAACGTCCTGGTCGAGGCGGGCGCCGGCGCCGGCAAGACCCGCACGCTGGTCGAGCGTTGTCTCCAACGGGTGCTGGACGAGAATGATCCCGTGTCGCTCGACCAGATTCTCATGGTCACCTTCACGGAAGCCGCCGCGACCGAAATGCGGAAGCGCATTCGGGAGGAGCTGGACAAGAAGTCCGCCAACCAGCAGACAAATGAATGGCTGGCCGAACAACTCGCTTTGCTCGACACCGCAAGAATCTGCACGCTGCACAGTTTTTGTCTCCAACTGGTGCGCGAACATTTTCACGAACTTGGGCTGGACCCGCAACTCGTGGTATTGGATGAAGCGCAGTCCCGGCTGCTGGCGGCTGAATCCCTCGACGCCATTCTGCAACGACATTACGGCGGAGAAACCCGTAACGCTGAGGGGGTCCAGCAACTGATCCTCAAGCAAGCTCGCGGTTGGGACACTTCGATTCGCGAATTGGTGTTGCGCGTCCATGAATACACTCAAACGCGCCCCGATCCCGTGGCTTGGTTGCAAAGGCAATCGGCCATGTTCAGTCAATCCGAACCAAGGGAATGGCGAGCCTGGCTGCAAAGTGGTTTGACGGAATGGCGGGCGGCCTGGCTGGACGCATTGCAAACCGCCCCACCGGAAAACGTCAACGCCCAACAATGCCGGGACGCACTGAGAAATTTGCCGGAGAATCCCAATCGCTCGCAAGCTGCGGAAGCCTTGACGCACATTCTTGCGGCAGACGATGTCTGGCCGAACAAGAAGAAGGGTGCGTTTCGCGCCCCGTTGAAAACTTTGTTCGCCGAAGCCGAATTCTTCCAATCGCTGGCTGAAACGGGCGGTGACCGCGATCCGTTGTTCGAGGACTGGATTTGGG
The Verrucomicrobiota bacterium DNA segment above includes these coding regions:
- a CDS encoding restriction endonuclease, whose product is MKVAGEFSFNNGSTFVTKHYQALLDEVYEVIARVDSAIHKTKRSKEKTMRRRMLFSPRALNASFKREFSTFDEWSQCKVRCDYPTEFYKPGYKAEPLSKGAFREMDFVKGGLGVEVQFGKYAFMVYNVCAKMTIFHKLGHIKAGIEIVPIKRFADQMSTGVSYFEQFVWDLQHRGVADIDIPVLIIGIDA
- a CDS encoding HupE/UreJ family protein, coding for MKRYFECASALRWLFLPLFVLLFPSLAHAHVGVGQTSGLLPGLAHPVTGLDHICAMIAVGLWAAQRGGRAIWLVPLTFISVMAVGGLLGVAAISIPFVEYGIIASVLVLGVLIAAAVRLPLVASVIVIGLFALFHGHAHGAEMPETASGFAYGLGFMSATACLHLCGVGVGLLAQRLGTARIIRYAGVAITACGVYFCLT